In Poecile atricapillus isolate bPoeAtr1 chromosome 1, bPoeAtr1.hap1, whole genome shotgun sequence, the sequence ACAGGCAAGAGGTGGGGCTGTCATCTACATATCCCTATTCTGAATAATTTTGAACAATGTAATGTAGAgctccccttttccctgttttccctctctttgtaaatttattcatattttcttcCCCTCATGCTTCTCGTCTCATCCAGAGTAAAAGAATTGGCTTAAGCAGGCTCATCCCACTACTTGGTTGCTTATGCTGCtaacagaaaatcaaaatgaGCCATGATgcacttttcttcttctgattCCTCCAAAGACTAtttctgctcccagggaagtCAATGGAAGTCTAATTAGTCCCAGATGTTTAGTAATAACAAGCACTTCCTTTTTGTAGAGTAAAACAATAGCAGTGTTAAAACTGTTAATTAAACGGGTTTGGCTCTGTCATCACGTTATTAACTAATTCTAGTCACAGCAGCCAAGATAATACTGGCCCTCACAGTAGGAGAAATAGTTTTGCCATGCTTAACATAAAAGCATGAACTCAGTCTGTGGCAAATCAGCATCTgggcatacagcttggcttaCTTTTGAGCTTCCAAATAATCCCTGGGATCACTGCTTGTGCAAGCCTTCTCCTACGGGATTAAGTACATGAGCCATTGGCTTTTGTAGATGTTAGGGCCTATTGCTGATGATGGTTTGTTCAAATTCTTAGGATCACAGAAATCACAAAatagtttggtttggaagggaccttagagatcatcttgttccaatccCCtcccatgggcaaggacaccttctgttagaccagattgctccaaaccccatccaatctgaccttgaatacttccagggatggggcagacacAACTTTTCTGTGCAACCTGTTCCAAATTCTTGCCTACATCTCCAGTACATCTCCTTATTCTCCATTGGTTGTACTCTATAATATGGAGCAACTGTCTCTGCTTCAGGACCAGAAGGCAAAGGTCTACAATGGAGTCCAAATACcacagaaaaacaggaagaCATTTCTCATGATCTGTGGAGCATTCCAAGCTGGTGCTTTAATATATCCACAGCCTTCTGCTTTTTACAAAATTCAAAGTTGTTTTTATTGTACAAAAATTCCACAATGAAAACCACCAGCCAGTTTCACACATAGCtgcttaaaaatgtaattatacaCCTTTTTGTAGTGTGGTAGTTTTGACATTCACTAgctaaagaaacagaaatggagCAGCAGTTTGACTCTGAGTTATTTACCTTGACAGGTTTCAGTTTGACCACTATTTTTGTTACATGCCTGAGTTCCTGGCATTAACAGAAGACCTGATACAGCTTCTTTTCAAAGCCACCCTGCTAGCAGGTCAGGCTCCCACTCACTGTCATGTTCCCTTCACAAGGGTGAATTGTCAGTGAGCGTATGGGACATAACATTTGTCAGTGTCAACTTTCAGCAAAACCAGGCTAGCCGTGTTAAACACAGATTGAGGACCTACAGAACCCTTCTTGCAGCACATCCTCTAGTCAATAATATATTTTTGGGGAAAGACAGTAGAAAGACAGATCTGAACAATGGCCCAGGACTGTGTTCCCTATGCATTATTTCTCACTGGtatcttaaaaacacctttttgcAGCCTAACCTCCTGtggcctttaaaaatagatagATTCTTCTGCATTGAAATGCAACCATATGCAGTCATTTCCCAACAGTTTTTCTTAGAAATATATTCATTTCAGTTCAGTGTTAGCTGGTTGAAATTCATGctccaggattttattttttttaaaacaaaagcctTCACCCCAGAGATGACTTTCTTCACATTAAACTCAGTTAAATATATATTGCACACAAGGGCCAAATTTCTCCTGTTTGAGTTAAACAGTGGATTTGCAAAACATGCCAAATTCTCCTTCCAGTCCCTGCAACCCATACCAATGGTGTAATTCAGGGGCACTTCAAAAGCATTTAAATCCACAGCTGAAAATCAAAGATGAGAATTTTACCCTTAATTTCTATACACTGTCAGTGTAGCACctgatttcttaatttttcaaggCATTTTGTGTCACTATGCTTTAAACTGATGGGTAAAGTTTTGCCTGCGGAAGCAAAAAAATGAACCCACACCAATGATGATCACAGATAAAACCAACACAAATGTTAATACAATAAGGAAGCTGATTTTCTTCAGATCCTCTTTTTCACAGTCTTCTGGTCTAATGTTCCTGATGTGCACTTCATCCTGGTACCCAAAATTCTGAGTGTGCTGGCACATCAAATGATCTACATTGGAGATCTGGACATTTTTGTTCTGGATCATTGATGAAAGCCAGATGTTTCCACAGCAGCTGAGTGGGTTCCCAGTGAGATACAAGTTTTTAAGTGAATTTTCTAATGCTAAAATATTGCTGTTTTGTAATGTACTGAACTTGTTGTTTCGTAGGTCCAGAACTTCTAGTGGAGAGTCACTGCCCCACTTAGGCAGCCAGTTCAGCTGATTTTCAGAGAGGTTTAAATGTTTAAGGTGACTAAAACAAGGCAAGTCAATATTTAAATCTATCAGGTTATTACCATATAAATACAAACATTCCAGAGACTTTTCCAGACCTGATAATGCTTTAAGTTCTATTTTCAGTCCAGGGTTCATGGAGAGGTCCAGGACAACCAGAGAAGTCTTGTAGAAGCTGTATGCTGGTAGGATTTTCAGCATGTTGTCAGCTAGGTGCAAGTACTGAAGGGTAGGAGAATTGACAAATGATACACAACCACTTTCCTCTCCAGCAAGTCTTTGTTTAGCTAATCCTGAGTACAAGCTGCAAAGGCTGATATTATTGCCCTGTAGATTAAGCAGTCTAAGGCTAGGAAGATTAGAGAAGATGTCAAACTGCAGGGTTTGAAGATAGTTGTTTTGAATATAGAGCTCCTTCAAATTTGACAATGCATCAGCATCAAGGAGAAGGTTCTGTAAAGCATTGTAGCTCAAGTCAAGGACAGTTAAAGAGATTAATGCACTGTCATAACTTACTGCAAATGCCTGGAGACAGTTTTTACTGAGATTAAGGGTGTGAAGGGACAACATTGATTCAAAGAACTCATCTGGGATGGATTTGATTTCATTATAACTTACATCTAAATATTCAAGCTGGGATAAATACAGAGAACTTTTGTTTCTACTTTGCTTCTGATCAAAAATATGGAAAGAAGCATTTAGCCATTCATTTGTCACATGGTCCATTTTATTATGAGGGGATTCAGCAGTGAGCTGGATTAAATT encodes:
- the LOC131574885 gene encoding transforming growth factor beta activator LRRC32-like isoform X2: MKLYIIFFLAVVSKEISNYQLSEGTSCEMANSQAFCHNKDLHQIPRELHPNVNKIDLSGNLIQSIPEMSLSLYTSLQCLDLSSNQISFIMPGVFAHMKSLLEINLANNHLYELAQNGTGGIGLLPKVEILDLSHNSLYNGMAEHFIKEAPALQYLSLADNSIIMISQKMFQGSPNLVEIDLQSNIIMEIEEGAFETLVSLSKLNLSKNSITCISDFNLRQLEILDLSRNSIETFHTTKSDDEYSLRCLDLSENKLFHFPVFPRVNKLVTLNLSKNLIQLTAESPHNKMDHVTNEWLNASFHIFDQKQSRNKSSLYLSQLEYLDVSYNEIKSIPDEFFESMLSLHTLNLSKNCLQAFAVSYDSALISLTVLDLSYNALQNLLLDADALSNLKELYIQNNYLQTLQFDIFSNLPSLRLLNLQGNNISLCSLYSGLAKQRLAGEESGCVSFVNSPTLQYLHLADNMLKILPAYSFYKTSLVVLDLSMNPGLKIELKALSGLEKSLECLYLYGNNLIDLNIDLPCFSHLKHLNLSENQLNWLPKWGSDSPLEVLDLRNNKFSTLQNSNILALENSLKNLYLTGNPLSCCGNIWLSSMIQNKNVQISNVDHLMCQHTQNFGYQDEVHIRNIRPEDCEKEDLKKISFLIVLTFVLVLSVIIIGVGSFFCFRRQNFTHQFKA
- the LOC131574885 gene encoding transforming growth factor beta activator LRRC32-like isoform X1, whose product is MQETLETRVMKLYIIFFLAVVSKEISNYQLSEGTSCEMANSQAFCHNKDLHQIPRELHPNVNKIDLSGNLIQSIPEMSLSLYTSLQCLDLSSNQISFIMPGVFAHMKSLLEINLANNHLYELAQNGTGGIGLLPKVEILDLSHNSLYNGMAEHFIKEAPALQYLSLADNSIIMISQKMFQGSPNLVEIDLQSNIIMEIEEGAFETLVSLSKLNLSKNSITCISDFNLRQLEILDLSRNSIETFHTTKSDDEYSLRCLDLSENKLFHFPVFPRVNKLVTLNLSKNLIQLTAESPHNKMDHVTNEWLNASFHIFDQKQSRNKSSLYLSQLEYLDVSYNEIKSIPDEFFESMLSLHTLNLSKNCLQAFAVSYDSALISLTVLDLSYNALQNLLLDADALSNLKELYIQNNYLQTLQFDIFSNLPSLRLLNLQGNNISLCSLYSGLAKQRLAGEESGCVSFVNSPTLQYLHLADNMLKILPAYSFYKTSLVVLDLSMNPGLKIELKALSGLEKSLECLYLYGNNLIDLNIDLPCFSHLKHLNLSENQLNWLPKWGSDSPLEVLDLRNNKFSTLQNSNILALENSLKNLYLTGNPLSCCGNIWLSSMIQNKNVQISNVDHLMCQHTQNFGYQDEVHIRNIRPEDCEKEDLKKISFLIVLTFVLVLSVIIIGVGSFFCFRRQNFTHQFKA